Proteins from a single region of Verrucosispora sp. NA02020:
- the aspS gene encoding aspartate--tRNA ligase, producing MIRTHDAGSLRATDAGTTVTLAGWVARRRDHGGVIFVDLRDASGVVQVVFREEDAHALRNEYCVKVVGEVTRRPAGNENPELPTGEIEVTAAELDVLSEAAPLPLPIDDQVVAGDDVRLKYRYLDLRRGGPARAMRLRSRANQLARGVLHERDFLEIETPTLTRSTPEGARDFLVPVRLQPGSWYALPQSPQLFKQLLMVGGMERYYQIARCYRDEDFRADRQPEFTQLDIEMSFVTEEDVIDLGEEIAAALWSDLAGYEIPRPIPRITWHDAMARYGSDKPDLRYGVELTELTDYLRGTQFRVFAGAIDAGGYVGAVVMPGGAGQTRKELDGWQDWAKARGAKGLAYVVLDAETGEPRGPVAKNLSAEHLAGLADAVGAKPGDAVFFAAGPEARPAQELLGAARIEIAKRAGLVDESAWAFCWVVDAPMFEKTDDGGWTAVHHPFTSPNAEWMDRFEEAPDRALAYAYDIVCNGNEIGGGSIRIHRREVQQRVFELLGITPEEAQDKFGFLLEAFSYGPPPHGGIAFGWDRVCMLLAGVDSIREVIAFPKTRGGFDPLTGAPTPITGQQRAEAGIDAKPKPAQVPHTGTAGPAAPVADPT from the coding sequence GTGATCCGTACCCATGACGCCGGCAGCCTGCGCGCGACGGACGCCGGCACCACGGTGACGCTCGCCGGGTGGGTGGCCCGCCGGCGCGACCACGGCGGTGTCATCTTCGTCGACCTGCGCGACGCATCCGGCGTGGTCCAGGTGGTCTTCCGCGAGGAGGACGCGCACGCGCTGCGCAACGAGTACTGCGTCAAGGTCGTCGGTGAGGTCACCCGTCGCCCGGCGGGCAACGAGAACCCGGAGCTGCCGACCGGCGAGATCGAGGTGACCGCCGCCGAGTTGGACGTGCTCTCCGAGGCCGCTCCGCTGCCGCTGCCGATCGACGACCAGGTGGTGGCCGGCGACGACGTCCGCCTCAAGTACCGCTATCTCGACCTGCGCCGGGGCGGCCCGGCCCGGGCGATGCGCCTGCGCTCGCGGGCCAACCAGCTCGCCCGTGGCGTGTTGCACGAGCGGGACTTCCTGGAGATCGAGACGCCGACGCTGACCCGGTCCACCCCGGAGGGCGCCCGCGACTTCCTGGTCCCGGTCCGCCTGCAACCCGGCAGCTGGTACGCGCTGCCGCAGTCCCCGCAGCTGTTCAAGCAGCTGCTCATGGTCGGCGGCATGGAGCGGTATTACCAGATCGCCCGCTGCTACCGCGACGAGGACTTCCGGGCCGACCGGCAGCCGGAGTTCACCCAGCTCGACATCGAGATGTCCTTCGTCACCGAGGAGGACGTGATCGACCTCGGTGAGGAGATCGCCGCCGCCCTCTGGTCGGACCTGGCCGGGTACGAGATCCCGCGCCCGATCCCGCGCATCACCTGGCACGACGCCATGGCCCGGTACGGCTCGGACAAGCCGGACCTGCGCTACGGCGTGGAGCTGACCGAGCTGACCGACTACCTGCGCGGCACCCAGTTCCGGGTCTTCGCCGGGGCGATCGACGCGGGCGGGTACGTCGGTGCGGTGGTGATGCCCGGCGGCGCCGGTCAGACCCGCAAGGAACTGGACGGCTGGCAGGACTGGGCCAAGGCGCGCGGTGCCAAGGGACTGGCGTACGTGGTGTTGGACGCCGAGACCGGCGAGCCGCGCGGGCCGGTGGCGAAGAACCTCTCCGCCGAGCACCTGGCCGGGCTGGCCGACGCCGTCGGCGCCAAGCCGGGCGACGCCGTCTTCTTCGCTGCCGGCCCGGAGGCACGCCCGGCCCAGGAGCTGCTCGGTGCGGCCCGGATCGAGATCGCCAAGCGGGCCGGTCTGGTCGACGAGAGCGCCTGGGCGTTCTGCTGGGTGGTGGACGCGCCGATGTTCGAGAAGACGGACGATGGTGGCTGGACGGCCGTGCACCACCCGTTCACCTCGCCGAACGCCGAGTGGATGGACCGCTTCGAGGAGGCGCCGGACCGGGCGCTGGCCTACGCGTACGACATCGTCTGCAACGGAAACGAGATCGGCGGCGGCTCGATCCGTATCCACCGTCGTGAGGTGCAGCAGCGGGTCTTCGAGCTGCTCGGCATCACGCCGGAGGAGGCGCAGGACAAGTTCGGCTTCCTGCTGGAGGCGTTCAGCTACGGCCCGCCCCCGCACGGCGGCATCGCGTTCGGCTGGGACCGGGTCTGCATGCTGCTCGCCGGTGTCGACTCGATCCGCGAGGTCATCGCCTTCCCGAAGACGCGCGGCGGCTTCGACCCGCTGACCGGCGCACCCACCCCGATCACCGGGCAGCAGCGCGCCGAGGCCGGTATCGACGCCAAGCCGAAGCCGGCCCAGGTCCCGCACACCGGCACCGCCGGCCCGGCCGCCCCGGTCGCCGACCCCACCTGA
- a CDS encoding helix-turn-helix domain-containing protein, with protein sequence MGDVQKPAPRRVRIDHRQVRALAHPLRNRLLGALRVKGAATATTLAELLDTNTGATSYHLRQLAEVGLVVEETDRGAGRQRWWRAAHDVTSFESTDFDDDPDARAAIEWIQADQVRLFVEHAERWFAVRDQWSPQWREAFGMSDVFMTIPAARLKELQAELLQILQRYHAEADPDAPGAEQVQVVLASHPLLMGEKR encoded by the coding sequence ATGGGAGACGTGCAGAAGCCGGCACCGCGACGGGTGCGGATCGATCATCGGCAGGTCCGGGCGTTGGCGCACCCGCTGCGTAACCGGCTGCTCGGTGCGCTGCGGGTGAAGGGGGCGGCGACCGCCACCACCCTCGCCGAGCTGCTGGACACCAACACCGGCGCGACCAGTTACCACCTGCGCCAGTTGGCCGAGGTCGGGCTGGTCGTCGAGGAGACCGACCGCGGCGCCGGGCGGCAACGCTGGTGGCGGGCCGCGCACGACGTCACGAGCTTCGAGAGCACCGACTTCGACGACGATCCGGACGCGCGGGCCGCGATCGAGTGGATCCAGGCCGACCAGGTGCGCCTCTTCGTCGAGCACGCCGAGCGATGGTTCGCCGTACGCGACCAGTGGTCGCCGCAGTGGCGCGAAGCCTTCGGCATGAGCGACGTCTTCATGACCATCCCGGCGGCCCGGCTCAAGGAACTCCAGGCGGAGCTGTTGCAGATCCTCCAGCGCTACCACGCCGAGGCGGATCCCGATGCGCCCGGCGCCGAGCAGGTGCAGGTCGTCCTGGCCAGCCACCCGCTGCTGATGGGGGAGAAGCGGTGA
- a CDS encoding MFS transporter, protein MTSDLSVLQIRRRFLVLHGLRWLPVGLMIPVTILLMQERGLTLTQIGLAVGAQGVVVLALELPTGGFADALGSRPVLVVANVVGLVSLALLVVADSFALLAAVWALQGVFRALDSGPLESWYVNSTLAADPDAAYEKGLGQGGAVLGLSMAAGALLSGGLVALGPVGPVSALTTPIVIAVLLQAVALVALLALLVEQRPAAGAGALRSSVRAAPRMVGEAFGLLRRSRVLLALVAVELFWGFGMMTFEGLLPVRLAEVVGDPDRAAALLGPANTVAWLASAGGAALTPLLIRRLGAAPGAALLRIVQGVTVVGMALLAGPVGVLIAFIACYAVHGASNPLHMGLLHRQVDGPYRNSVISVNSMVAMPAGALGGAVLGFVGDRAGVGTAMLVGAVVLAVAAPLYLPAWRAARASAGASAGAGRRTEVSGKAPV, encoded by the coding sequence GTGACGAGCGACCTGTCCGTGCTCCAGATCCGCCGTCGTTTCCTGGTCCTGCACGGGCTCCGGTGGTTACCGGTCGGTCTGATGATCCCGGTGACCATCCTGCTGATGCAGGAGCGGGGCCTGACCCTGACCCAGATCGGCCTGGCCGTCGGCGCGCAGGGGGTGGTGGTGCTCGCCCTGGAGCTGCCGACCGGCGGGTTCGCCGACGCGCTGGGCAGCCGGCCGGTGCTGGTGGTGGCGAACGTGGTCGGCCTGGTGTCGCTGGCCCTGCTGGTGGTCGCCGACTCCTTCGCCCTGCTGGCCGCCGTCTGGGCGTTGCAGGGCGTGTTCCGAGCCCTGGACAGCGGGCCGTTGGAGTCCTGGTACGTCAACAGCACGCTCGCCGCCGACCCGGACGCCGCGTACGAGAAGGGGCTCGGTCAGGGTGGCGCGGTCCTCGGCCTGTCGATGGCGGCCGGTGCGCTGCTCAGCGGCGGGCTGGTGGCGCTGGGGCCGGTGGGTCCGGTCAGCGCGCTCACCACGCCGATCGTGATCGCGGTCCTGTTGCAGGCCGTCGCGCTGGTGGCGTTGCTGGCGCTGCTGGTGGAGCAGCGCCCGGCGGCGGGCGCGGGTGCGCTGCGGTCCTCGGTCCGCGCGGCGCCGCGGATGGTGGGCGAGGCGTTCGGCCTGCTGCGTCGGTCCCGGGTGCTGCTCGCGTTGGTCGCGGTCGAGCTGTTCTGGGGCTTCGGCATGATGACCTTCGAGGGCCTGCTGCCGGTGCGGCTGGCCGAGGTGGTGGGTGACCCGGACCGGGCCGCCGCCCTGCTCGGTCCGGCCAACACCGTGGCCTGGCTGGCGTCGGCCGGCGGTGCGGCGCTCACCCCGCTGCTGATCCGTCGGCTGGGGGCCGCACCCGGTGCCGCCCTGCTGCGGATCGTGCAGGGCGTCACGGTCGTCGGCATGGCCCTGCTGGCCGGTCCGGTCGGCGTGCTGATCGCGTTCATCGCCTGCTACGCCGTGCACGGCGCGTCCAATCCGCTGCACATGGGACTGCTGCACCGGCAGGTGGACGGTCCCTACCGCAACAGCGTGATCTCGGTGAACTCGATGGTGGCCATGCCGGCGGGAGCGTTGGGCGGGGCGGTGCTCGGCTTCGTCGGCGACCGGGCCGGGGTGGGCACGGCGATGCTGGTCGGCGCGGTGGTGCTGGCCGTGGCCGCGCCGCTCTATCTGCCGGCCTGGCGGGCTGCCCGCGCGTCCGCCGGGGCGTCCGCCGGTGCGGGGAGACGGACCGAGGTGAGCGGGAAGGCGCCGGTGTAG